In uncultured Desulfobacter sp., one DNA window encodes the following:
- a CDS encoding cytochrome c3 family protein: MSKKLFTILLAAGIALIFTASGIQAGTEVGDVVTMKSKLLDAKRKKGPDAKKPCKLVEFTHKKHIEEYKLSCGDCHHDKDGKPLADLKMGNDVQKCEACHTHAKAKKADKTFQGKYKKKPVDIMHLESAIHENCIGCHKEKGLKVGTKCGDCHKKM; this comes from the coding sequence ATGAGCAAGAAATTATTTACCATCCTGTTGGCTGCAGGAATTGCCCTGATTTTCACTGCTTCCGGAATTCAGGCAGGCACCGAAGTAGGCGACGTTGTTACAATGAAAAGTAAACTTCTGGATGCAAAACGCAAAAAAGGGCCGGATGCAAAAAAACCGTGCAAACTGGTTGAATTCACCCATAAAAAACACATTGAAGAGTACAAACTCTCTTGCGGAGACTGCCATCATGACAAAGACGGCAAGCCCCTTGCCGATCTCAAAATGGGTAATGATGTCCAAAAATGTGAAGCGTGCCATACCCACGCAAAGGCCAAAAAAGCAGACAAAACATTCCAGGGTAAATATAAGAAAAAACCTGTTGACATCATGCACCTTGAATCCGCCATACATGAAAACTGCATTGGCTGCCACAAGGAAAAAGGCCTGAAAGTCGGCACCAAATGTGGCGACTGCCATAAAAAAATGTAA
- a CDS encoding molybdopterin-dependent oxidoreductase — protein MAEQKPGICGLCFHSPGCGVIVHFDDDGRIDRLTPDPEAPMGEVLCPMADSAKQIIYSDARIKQPLKRKGPKGKLDFEPISWEDAFDIIAEKMAAIKAEHGPQALGFYAGTGSYERAFKDAFQLGGSHIYLASSILFPYGSPNTFGVGAPCYTSLGVLAPQVTCGCLHTDMFSDVDNSDLIFVWGTDPSTSTPPAMFGRLVRAAHEGARIIVIDPRQTASAKLPDSLWVPIRPGSDGALALGLCHILIRENLIDQAFVQEWTVGYDEFAEYVKEFTPGNVSDITGVPQDLIMELAEEIADAEGASYVMYTGLEYTKSGVQNIRAVMVLWALAGQLDVEGGRCFVPRENQIHLSKDHQIPSPGFDKSIGAGHFPAYAHFCGGEPHASRLPKSILDGDPYKIHGLFILGASILTSWPNPILWQKAFDALDFMVSIDLQLTRDAAWADIVLPATTAFEQSSYCFYGNAVRLREKMIDPVGDSKPCFTILTALAQKLGYAEKFPADEAELLDLVLNGTGITRADMEQDRRLTVRKPADPMTYRKWETGGLRKDGKPGFETPSGKFEIKSTLLEQMGYDGLPKYEESFETPVSRPLLTNRFPLILGTGPFKPDMKSCLRAIPDFIEKYPDPMVQMNPEDAAKRKIETGDTVVVKTARAFVEMRADVTENVMKGFVYAPVGGGGPLGPESWRKANVNVLTDLEQFDPISGFPVYKTLMCQVKKKRRKRTIVIQDPSLGCVG, from the coding sequence TTGGCAGAACAGAAACCAGGAATATGCGGCTTATGTTTCCACAGCCCCGGGTGCGGTGTTATTGTACATTTTGATGATGACGGTAGGATTGACCGCCTTACCCCTGATCCCGAGGCGCCCATGGGTGAAGTGCTTTGTCCCATGGCGGATAGTGCAAAACAGATTATCTATTCCGATGCCCGTATCAAACAACCGTTGAAACGGAAAGGGCCCAAGGGAAAGCTGGATTTTGAACCCATCAGTTGGGAAGATGCCTTTGATATTATCGCTGAAAAGATGGCGGCCATTAAGGCGGAACACGGCCCTCAGGCACTAGGGTTCTACGCCGGTACAGGGTCCTACGAGCGGGCCTTTAAGGATGCATTCCAGCTCGGCGGTTCCCACATTTATCTTGCCTCAAGCATTTTGTTTCCCTATGGATCGCCTAATACCTTTGGCGTGGGCGCACCTTGCTACACCTCCCTGGGTGTGCTGGCGCCCCAGGTGACGTGTGGCTGTCTGCACACGGACATGTTTTCCGATGTGGATAATTCAGATCTTATTTTTGTCTGGGGTACTGACCCGTCCACATCCACGCCCCCGGCTATGTTCGGACGCCTGGTCCGGGCAGCCCATGAAGGGGCAAGGATCATTGTCATTGATCCCAGGCAGACTGCGTCTGCCAAGCTGCCGGACAGTCTGTGGGTGCCCATTCGGCCAGGCTCTGACGGCGCCCTTGCCCTGGGGCTGTGTCATATTCTGATCCGGGAGAATTTAATTGATCAGGCCTTTGTGCAGGAGTGGACTGTTGGGTATGATGAGTTTGCCGAATATGTCAAGGAATTTACCCCTGGAAACGTTTCGGATATCACCGGTGTACCCCAGGATCTGATTATGGAACTGGCCGAAGAGATTGCCGATGCCGAAGGCGCAAGCTATGTGATGTATACGGGGCTGGAATACACCAAATCCGGCGTGCAGAACATCCGGGCCGTCATGGTGCTCTGGGCTCTGGCCGGACAATTGGATGTTGAGGGGGGGCGCTGTTTTGTCCCCCGTGAAAATCAGATTCATTTGAGCAAAGATCACCAGATTCCAAGCCCTGGGTTTGATAAATCCATTGGTGCAGGCCATTTTCCGGCCTACGCCCATTTCTGCGGGGGCGAGCCCCATGCCAGCCGTTTGCCCAAATCCATTTTAGATGGTGATCCGTATAAGATCCACGGCTTGTTTATTCTTGGTGCGTCCATTCTGACCTCCTGGCCCAACCCCATTTTGTGGCAAAAGGCCTTTGATGCTCTGGATTTTATGGTTTCCATTGATCTGCAGCTTACCCGGGATGCGGCTTGGGCGGATATTGTGCTGCCGGCCACCACCGCCTTTGAGCAATCATCCTATTGCTTTTACGGTAATGCGGTGCGGTTGCGCGAAAAAATGATTGATCCGGTAGGGGACAGCAAGCCCTGCTTTACTATTTTAACGGCACTTGCCCAAAAACTTGGATATGCCGAGAAGTTCCCTGCGGATGAGGCCGAACTGCTGGATTTGGTTTTAAACGGTACCGGTATTACCCGGGCGGATATGGAACAGGATAGGCGGCTGACAGTGCGAAAGCCGGCAGACCCCATGACCTACCGGAAATGGGAAACCGGCGGTTTGCGAAAAGACGGAAAGCCGGGTTTTGAAACCCCGTCGGGCAAGTTTGAGATTAAATCCACTCTGCTTGAGCAGATGGGATATGACGGGTTACCAAAGTATGAAGAGTCCTTTGAAACCCCTGTCAGCCGTCCTTTGTTAACCAACCGGTTTCCTTTGATCCTTGGCACGGGGCCTTTTAAACCGGACATGAAATCCTGTCTTCGGGCCATACCTGATTTTATTGAAAAATACCCGGATCCCATGGTTCAGATGAATCCTGAGGATGCCGCAAAACGAAAGATTGAAACCGGGGATACGGTTGTGGTGAAAACGGCTCGGGCGTTTGTGGAGATGCGGGCCGACGTAACGGAAAATGTAATGAAAGGGTTTGTGTATGCACCGGTAGGCGGCGGCGGGCCATTGGGCCCTGAATCTTGGCGGAAAGCCAATGTCAATGTACTTACCGATCTTGAGCAGTTCGATCCCATTTCCGGATTTCCCGTGTACAAAACCCTGATGTGTCAGGTGAAAAAGAAACGCAGAAAGCGTACCATTGTCATCCAGGATCCAAGTTTGGGGTGTGTTGGGTGA
- a CDS encoding methyltransferase domain-containing protein, whose amino-acid sequence MKKWLIEELICPQCLDSENVLNLDIRTETGDDIIEGHLVCPQCKQVYEIHEGIAVVVPEQTLPIIQDATGYNSFSMLSSYLWSHYSEFFNGPDATDAYQKWARAFGSQRSGWALDIGCSVGRLTFEMTKTHDRAVGLDTSISFVRAARELAAKKRLAFELIMEGQITEKRSCELDPAFGFEQAEFIVADAMALPFRSRRFSSVSSVNILEKVPNPLLHLAQANRVMVEKDARFLFSDPFSWDESVNSPEFWLGGTNEGPFKGFGMDNICRILQDSESVFSPGFAIQDMGQVLWKIRKTQNLWEHIISQFVVAQRETI is encoded by the coding sequence ATGAAAAAATGGTTGATTGAAGAGTTGATCTGTCCCCAATGCCTGGACAGTGAGAATGTACTTAATCTTGATATCCGTACGGAAACGGGTGATGACATTATTGAGGGGCATCTGGTCTGCCCCCAATGCAAACAGGTGTATGAGATCCACGAAGGGATTGCCGTGGTCGTGCCTGAACAGACCCTGCCCATTATTCAGGATGCAACTGGATATAACTCTTTTTCCATGCTTTCATCCTATTTATGGAGTCACTATTCAGAATTTTTTAATGGTCCTGATGCCACGGATGCTTATCAAAAATGGGCCCGGGCATTTGGTTCCCAACGCTCCGGTTGGGCCCTTGATATCGGGTGTTCCGTGGGGCGGTTGACCTTTGAGATGACCAAAACCCATGACCGGGCGGTGGGACTTGATACCTCAATTTCCTTTGTACGGGCCGCCCGGGAACTTGCCGCCAAAAAAAGACTGGCATTTGAATTGATCATGGAAGGGCAGATTACGGAAAAACGCTCATGTGAGCTGGACCCCGCATTTGGCTTTGAACAGGCTGAATTTATTGTTGCCGATGCCATGGCATTGCCTTTTCGTTCCCGGCGGTTTTCATCGGTAAGTTCGGTCAATATTCTTGAAAAGGTGCCGAACCCGTTGCTGCATTTGGCCCAAGCCAACCGCGTCATGGTTGAAAAAGATGCCCGGTTCCTTTTTTCCGATCCCTTTTCCTGGGACGAGAGCGTCAACAGCCCTGAGTTTTGGCTTGGGGGCACTAACGAAGGACCTTTCAAGGGGTTTGGTATGGATAATATCTGCAGAATACTCCAGGACTCGGAATCTGTGTTTTCTCCGGGGTTTGCGATTCAGGATATGGGGCAGGTGTTGTGGAAAATCAGGAAAACCCAAAATTTGTGGGAGCATATTATCTCCCAGTTTGTTGTTGCCCAAAGAGAAACGATATAG
- a CDS encoding IS110 family transposase produces the protein MTKRSKNSTLIQIVHPICCGLDVHKDKISACLITVDANGKEQHEIREFSSFTQDLQKMKTWLIKNSCPVVAMESTGVYWHPVYNTIEATMEVVLVNARHIKNVPGRKTDICDSKWLAGLLRHGLVKGSFIPPEQVREWRELSRLRKIYTESLADYKRRVHKLFITANIKIDSVVSDLFGLTGLNLIDLLCKNDEVTLEKVQECTKGSLKKKIPELYLSLHGYFKDHHRFQLIGMMEAIEMFQRQIEQINARLEILTRDHENLLERLDEIPGIDKKSAQSVLGEVGVTLDEFKSMVAFVAWAGLCPGNNESAGKRKSGRNAVRNHPFKTILVQIAWAAIKTKGSYYKAKYYKLKARRGAKKAIVAIAHRIAKAIYNIIKNGDRYKDLGEEYLSKPNKQRMLKNLAKKADELGMKLVPCEG, from the coding sequence ATGACCAAGAGATCAAAAAATAGCACATTAATCCAAATCGTTCACCCAATTTGTTGTGGTTTGGATGTTCACAAAGACAAAATTTCGGCCTGTTTAATCACTGTTGATGCTAATGGGAAAGAACAGCATGAGATTCGAGAGTTTTCATCATTTACTCAAGATTTGCAAAAAATGAAAACGTGGTTGATTAAAAATAGCTGTCCTGTAGTGGCAATGGAAAGTACCGGGGTATATTGGCATCCGGTTTATAACACCATCGAAGCTACGATGGAGGTCGTTTTGGTTAATGCCAGGCATATTAAAAATGTTCCCGGCAGGAAAACAGACATTTGTGACAGTAAATGGCTTGCCGGACTGCTTCGTCATGGGTTGGTAAAAGGGAGTTTTATCCCTCCCGAACAGGTCCGTGAATGGCGAGAATTAAGCCGATTGAGAAAGATATATACAGAATCTCTCGCTGATTATAAGCGACGTGTTCATAAACTATTTATCACGGCAAATATTAAAATTGATTCGGTCGTTTCTGATTTGTTCGGGCTTACCGGTTTGAATCTCATTGATTTGTTATGCAAAAACGATGAAGTGACCTTGGAGAAAGTTCAGGAATGCACAAAAGGAAGTCTTAAAAAGAAAATTCCTGAATTGTATCTAAGCCTCCATGGATATTTTAAGGATCATCATCGATTCCAACTGATTGGCATGATGGAGGCCATTGAGATGTTTCAAAGACAGATTGAACAGATTAATGCCAGATTGGAAATACTTACCCGTGACCATGAAAATTTACTGGAAAGATTAGATGAAATTCCCGGGATCGATAAGAAGTCAGCACAATCTGTTCTTGGAGAAGTCGGGGTTACACTGGATGAGTTTAAAAGCATGGTCGCTTTTGTTGCATGGGCCGGATTGTGCCCTGGAAATAATGAAAGCGCAGGTAAAAGGAAAAGTGGCCGGAATGCGGTTCGAAATCATCCATTCAAAACGATTTTAGTCCAGATCGCTTGGGCCGCAATCAAGACGAAGGGTTCATATTACAAAGCCAAGTATTATAAACTCAAAGCCAGACGAGGTGCCAAAAAAGCGATTGTCGCCATAGCCCATAGAATTGCAAAAGCCATTTACAACATCATCAAAAATGGAGACAGATATAAAGACCTCGGAGAAGAATACTTGAGCAAACCTAACAAACAAAGGATGTTGAAAAATTTGGCAAAAAAGGCTGATGAGTTAGGGATGAAACTTGTTCCTTGTGAAGGTTAA
- the thyA gene encoding thymidylate synthase has protein sequence MDAYSNIVRKVLNQGQVKENRTGVNTIAIAGAMFEHDMALGFPLLTTKYIPFTLVAQELEFFIKGITDKNWLREKNNHIWDEWCSPAKVAYGHDDETRKKMMDERELGPIYGFQWRNFGGGYQAWDKEPEPAGVDQLKNLVTTLKTNPDDRRMIVSAWNPMDLGQMALPPCHYGFQVTVINGRLNLLWNQRSVDTALGLPFNIASYGLLLTLLAMDSGFKPGTLVGFLGDTHIYENHVQGLKKQLERAPFDLPGIETSAFNSIFDWHYKDTALTDYQHHPGIRFEIAV, from the coding sequence ATGGACGCTTATTCAAATATTGTCAGAAAAGTACTTAACCAGGGCCAGGTCAAAGAAAACCGAACTGGCGTGAACACCATTGCCATTGCCGGAGCCATGTTTGAACATGACATGGCACTGGGGTTTCCATTGCTGACCACCAAATATATTCCTTTTACCCTTGTGGCCCAGGAACTGGAATTTTTCATCAAAGGCATCACGGATAAAAACTGGCTGCGGGAGAAAAATAATCATATCTGGGATGAATGGTGCTCACCGGCCAAGGTCGCCTACGGGCATGATGACGAAACCAGAAAAAAGATGATGGACGAGCGGGAACTTGGCCCCATATACGGATTCCAGTGGCGTAATTTCGGGGGCGGATATCAGGCCTGGGACAAGGAACCGGAACCGGCCGGAGTGGATCAGCTTAAAAACCTGGTGACGACCTTGAAAACCAATCCCGACGACCGCCGGATGATCGTATCGGCCTGGAACCCCATGGATCTGGGACAGATGGCCCTGCCTCCCTGCCACTACGGTTTTCAGGTTACCGTAATCAATGGCAGGCTTAATCTGTTGTGGAACCAGAGATCCGTGGATACGGCGCTGGGGCTTCCCTTCAACATTGCAAGCTATGGACTGCTTTTAACGCTTTTGGCCATGGACTCCGGTTTTAAACCGGGAACCCTTGTGGGGTTTCTAGGGGATACCCATATTTATGAGAACCATGTGCAGGGACTGAAAAAACAGCTTGAAAGAGCCCCCTTCGATCTGCCTGGTATAGAGACAAGTGCTTTTAACTCTATTTTCGATTGGCATTACAAGGATACAGCTTTAACGGACTACCAACACCACCCGGGCATCCGCTTTGAGATTGCTGTTTAG
- a CDS encoding electron transfer flavoprotein subunit alpha/FixB family protein, translated as MTQIFAYVPFKNGVAEDVALEFPDAAKKIDASASLTAVVMGSGADLDTVANELTKTYSEVIKIDDAALAYPNAEVVRKALVNIIPADAIVLLAHDTFGMDLAPGLSIKLDSAYAADAVDFEGMDGGALKLIRQELGGAVSTHVTCDAAAGAVITIRPGAFAPTDGGASGSVVDKSGDAGDLSAKRTFLEVVEAEVGDVDITKADVLVSIGRGIEDEDNIEVAQELADAMGAVVSCSRPIVDAKWLEKSRQVGTSGQTVKPKVYMAMGISGSFQHMGGIKGNPFIVAVNKNPKAPIFQVADVGIVEDILEFMPELQEAIEAL; from the coding sequence ATGACACAGATTTTTGCATATGTTCCATTTAAAAACGGGGTGGCCGAAGATGTGGCCCTGGAGTTCCCGGATGCTGCAAAAAAGATTGATGCCAGTGCCTCTCTTACTGCTGTGGTTATGGGTTCCGGTGCTGATCTGGACACGGTGGCCAATGAGCTGACCAAAACCTATTCGGAAGTCATTAAAATTGACGATGCCGCCTTGGCTTATCCCAATGCTGAAGTCGTGAGAAAAGCCCTGGTCAATATCATTCCGGCCGACGCCATTGTGTTGCTGGCCCATGATACATTCGGCATGGATTTGGCCCCGGGCCTGTCTATCAAATTGGATTCCGCCTATGCGGCTGATGCTGTTGATTTTGAAGGGATGGACGGTGGTGCTCTGAAACTTATCCGCCAGGAACTGGGTGGTGCCGTGTCCACCCATGTAACCTGCGATGCGGCTGCAGGTGCCGTCATCACTATCCGTCCGGGAGCCTTTGCGCCGACTGACGGCGGTGCTTCCGGATCTGTGGTTGATAAATCAGGCGACGCCGGTGACCTTTCCGCCAAAAGAACTTTTCTGGAAGTGGTTGAAGCCGAAGTCGGTGATGTTGATATCACCAAAGCCGATGTTCTGGTTTCCATCGGCCGTGGGATTGAAGATGAAGACAATATTGAAGTTGCCCAGGAACTGGCTGACGCCATGGGTGCCGTGGTGTCCTGCTCACGGCCGATCGTTGATGCCAAATGGCTTGAAAAATCCCGCCAGGTCGGTACGTCCGGCCAGACCGTTAAGCCCAAAGTCTACATGGCCATGGGTATTTCCGGATCATTCCAGCACATGGGCGGCATCAAGGGCAACCCCTTTATCGTTGCCGTGAATAAAAATCCCAAAGCACCGATTTTCCAGGTTGCTGATGTGGGAATCGTGGAAGATATCTTGGAATTCATGCCTGAACTCCAGGAAGCTATTGAAGCGCTCTAA
- a CDS encoding electron transfer flavoprotein subunit beta/FixA family protein, which yields MEILVCVKRVPDTAENEFELNSEGNDLDRDDLVYSVNEWDNYAVEEAIQIVDNLGGSITVVTVGDDEAEEVLRREMAMGANNGVLLCDDAFEGSDGKGIAAILKAEVEKGNYDLILTGAQADEGAGQIGGMLAAMLDYPYASLVNKIEPGDGKIKVGREIEGGNQEMNEIELPCVLSIQTGINEPRYVGIRGIRKVASVEIPVKGSGDLGVDAGSVGEAGAKTKRVDYFVPDLGDGAEMLEGSTDEIIEKLIEKLKAKGGL from the coding sequence ATGGAAATTTTGGTATGCGTCAAACGCGTTCCGGATACTGCTGAGAACGAATTTGAACTCAATTCCGAAGGTAATGACCTGGATCGTGATGATCTGGTCTATTCCGTGAACGAGTGGGACAACTATGCCGTAGAAGAGGCCATTCAGATCGTGGATAATCTGGGCGGCAGTATAACTGTTGTCACCGTAGGGGATGACGAGGCCGAAGAAGTTCTCAGGCGTGAAATGGCCATGGGTGCCAATAATGGCGTGCTTCTTTGTGATGATGCCTTTGAAGGATCTGACGGCAAAGGTATTGCCGCCATCCTCAAAGCTGAAGTTGAAAAAGGCAATTATGACCTGATTCTCACCGGTGCCCAGGCCGATGAAGGTGCAGGGCAGATTGGTGGCATGCTGGCTGCCATGTTGGATTACCCTTATGCGTCGTTGGTGAACAAGATTGAACCGGGTGACGGGAAAATTAAAGTGGGCCGGGAAATCGAAGGCGGCAACCAGGAGATGAACGAAATTGAGCTGCCTTGTGTGCTTTCCATTCAGACCGGTATCAACGAACCCCGTTATGTCGGTATCCGCGGCATCCGTAAAGTGGCCAGTGTTGAAATTCCCGTAAAAGGTTCCGGTGACCTTGGTGTGGATGCCGGCAGCGTAGGCGAGGCCGGTGCAAAGACCAAACGCGTGGATTATTTTGTACCTGATCTGGGCGATGGCGCTGAGATGCTTGAAGGCTCCACCGATGAAATTATTGAAAAATTGATTGAGAAGCTGAAAGCCAAAGGAGGTCTTTGA